Proteins found in one Cricetulus griseus strain 17A/GY chromosome X, alternate assembly CriGri-PICRH-1.0, whole genome shotgun sequence genomic segment:
- the LOC113837550 gene encoding LOW QUALITY PROTEIN: uncharacterized protein LOC113837550 (The sequence of the model RefSeq protein was modified relative to this genomic sequence to represent the inferred CDS: substituted 1 base at 1 genomic stop codon) gives MPGLGGSILPAAFDSILRLEHTEHLRVLVRPRRESEGHLEEGEETKSHFSGEAAAPDFASLPLCKLLVRPRRESEGHLEEGEETKSHFSGEAAAPDFASLPLCHWQDVLSRARKESVEIRKKKWRTLCFSEWPALNTGWPRDGTFDLTTILQVKTRVFQPGPWGYPDQVPYIVTWESLSRDPPPWVRPFLPPRLSGPRLTPLPSPAPLIPTPSAPPSTSSLLPLTEPRPPNPRPKAPAVLPDTQEDLLLLDSPPPYPSAEQAASQLPAADQSPPPPSSTTGDPGDPSPPSTRLRSRRDRTLEGPDSSGISQAFPLRSMGEGRYQYWPFSSADLYNWKAHNPPFSQDPQALTGLIESILITHQPTWDDCQQLLQILLTTEERQRVLLEARKNVPGPDGRPTQLPNEIDEVFPLIRPTDWDINTAAGRERHRLYRQTLLAGLKGAGRRPTNLAKVRAVVQGLEETPAGFLERLMEAYRMYTPFDPQAQDREADIIMSFIGQSAPDIRTKLQRLEGLQGYTLRDLVKEAEKIFNKRETPEEKEERLRKLQEDRENVRDKKQNQELAKILATLVQGSENRPGQTGNLGDKRRTRVERNQCAYCKEKGHWVKHCPKNPRQKPTPILPLEKGDXDSQGQVPPPEPWVTLNVGGQPVTFLVDTGAQHSVLTQTQGPLSTRTAWIQGATGGKLHRWTTERKVHLSTGHVTHSFLLVPECPYPLLGRDLLSKVGAHIHFHQKGATITGEGGQPLQVLTLRLEDEYRLLEDPLPPSPTMESSWLEKYPQAWAETAGMGLAKNQPPLIINLKPSATPAAIKQYPLSQEAREGIRPHINTLLQQGILRPCHSPWNTPLLPIKKPGTGEYRPVQDLREVNRRTEDIHPTVPNPYNLLSMLPPSHIWYTVLDLKDAFFCLRLSPQSQPMFAFEWKDPETGFSGQLTWTRLPQGFKNSPTLFDEALHQDLADFRIHNPNLILLQYVDDLLLAAESEKDCLQGTGALLQKLGELGYRASAKKAQLCREQVTYLGYRLQGGQRWLTESRKQAVALIPAPKSSREVREFLGSAGFCRLWIPGFAELAAPLYPLTKANTPFSWTEEHQKAFDGIKKALLSAPALSLPNINKPFTLYVDEKAGMAKGVLTQQLRPWKRPVAYFSKKLDNVAMDWPPCLQMVAAVAVLTKDADRLTLGQQLTVIAPHAIEAVVRQPPDRWLSNARMTHYQALLLNPDRLRFGAATSLNPATLLPDADAETALPHDCRLILAETCGAREDLMDQPLPGAEHTWFTDGSSFLQDGIERQGRRRWTGRLQYGPVPCRQEPQPREQS, from the exons ATGCCTGGCCTGGGTGGCTCCATTTTACCAGCAGCTTTTGACTCCATTTTAAGGCTGGAGCACACTGAGCATCTGA GAGTTTTGGTTCGGCCCAGACGAGAGTCTGAGGGCcatttggaggagggagaagagacgaAGTCTCATTTCTCTGGGGAAGCGGCCGCCCCAGACTTTGCTTCCCTCCCGCTTTGTAAGCTTTTGGTTCGGCCCAGACGAGAGTCTGAGGGCcatttggaggagggagaagagacgaAGTCTCATTTCTCTGGGGAAGCGGCCGCCCCGGACTTTGCCTCCCTCCCGCTTT GTCACTGGCAGGATGTTTTGAGCCGAGCACGCAAGGAATCAGTAGAGATCCGGAAGAAAAAGTGGCGGACTCTCTGTTTCTCGGAATGGCCTGCTCTCAATACAGGCTGGCCGAGAGACGGTACCTTTGACCTCACTACTATCTTACAGGTCAAAACTCGTGTTTTCCAGCCAGGACCTTGGGGCTACCCCGACCAGGTACCCTATATTGTCACCTGGGAGAGCCTGAGCCGTGATCCTCCTCCCTGGGTCaggcccttcctcccaccccGTCTTTCGGGCCCCCGCCTGACACCTCTGCCTTCGCCTGCTCCACTTATACCTACTCCTTCTGCACCCCCTTCGACTTCTTCCCTGCTCCCCTTGACAGAGCCCCGACCTCCCAACCCTAGGCCCAAAGCCCCTGCCGTCTTGCCCGATACACAGGAGGATCTCCTCCTCCTGGACTCCCCTCCTCCTTACCCTAGTGCTGAGCAGGCAGCATCCCAGCTCCCAGCAGCTGACCAGAGCCCCCCACCACCGAGCTCTACTACCGGAGACCCTGGGGACCCGTCGCCACCGTCCACCCGACTTCGATCTCGAAGAGACAGAACACTGGAGGGGCCTGACAGCTCTGGAATCTCCCAGGCTTTTCCCCTCCGGTCGATGGGGGAGGGGCGTTACCAATACTGGCCTTTCTCCTCTGCGGACCTTTATAATTGGAAGGCACATAACCCCCCCTTTTCACAGGACCCCCAGGCCTTGACAGGTCTTATTGAATCTATCCTCATCACCCACCAGCCCACCTGGGATGATTGCCAACAGTTATTACAAATTCTCCTCACAACCGAGGAGAGACAACGGGTACTCCTAGAAGCCCGGAAGAACGTCCCGGGGCCAGATGGCAgacccacccagctcccaaatgaaatAGATGAAGTCTTTCCCTTGATCAGACCGACAGACTGGGACATCAACACAGCAGCCGGTAGGGAGCGTCACCGTCTTTATCGCCAGACTCTGTTGGCGGGTCTCAAAGGGGCAGGAAGGCGCCCCACAAATTTGGCCAAGGTACGTGCGGTAGTTCAGGGCTTGGAAGAGACCCCCGCAGGGTTTCTAGAGCGTTTgatggaagcctacagaatgtATACACCCTTTGACCCCCAGGCTCAGGATAGGGAAGCAGATATAATCATGTCATTCATTGGACAATCGGCGCCTGACATACGCACAAAACTACAGCGCCTTGAGGGGCTACAGGGGTACACCCTTCGAGACTtagtaaaggaagcagaaaagattttCAATAAGAGAGAGACTCccgaagaaaaggaagaaagattacgAAAGTTACAGGAGGACAGGGAGAATGTaagagacaaaaagcaaaaccaagagcTAGCTAAAATTTTGGCCACTCTAGTTCAGGGATCAGAAAATAGACCAGGTCAGACAGGGAACCTGGgagacaaaaggagaacaagagtGGAGAGAAACCAGTGTGCTTATTGCAAGGAAAAAGGACATTGGGTCAAACATTGCCCGAAGAATCCAAGGCAGAAGCCCACCCCAATTCTCCCTCTGGAAAAGGGAGATTAGGACAGTCAGGGCCAGGTGCCTCCCCCTGAGCCCTGGGTAACTCTTAACGTCGGGGGGCAACCCGTAACTTTCTTGGTAGACACGGGAGCTCAGCACTCAGTCCTGACTCAGACCCAGGGACCCCTGAGCACCCGGACAGCCTGGATCCAGGGTGCCACCGGAGGAAAGCTACATCGATGGACAACTGAACGTAAGGTCCACCTGAGCACTGGACACGTGACTCACTCCTTCTTGCTGGTGCCCGAATGTCCTTACCCCTTATTAGGGAGAGACCTCCTCTCTAAAGTGGGAGCCCACATTCACTTCCATCAGAAGGGTGCCACCATCACAGGAGAGGGGGGACAACCCCTCCAGGTACTGACCTTAAGGCTCGAGGATGAATATAGACTTCTAGAGGATCCCTTACCCCCCTCGCCAACCATGGAGTCTAGCTGGTTAGAAAAATATCCCCAAGCCTGGGCAGAAACAGCAGGCATGGGGTTGGCAAAAAATCAGCCTCCTTTAATTATCAACCTCAAGCCCTCAGCCACTCCAGCGGCCATTAAACAATATCCTTTGAGCCAAGAGGCCCGGGAAGGAATCAGACCACACATTAATACACTATTACAACAAGGCATCCTTAGGCCCTGTCACAGCCCTTGGAATACCCCCCTTCTCCCCATAAAGAAACCAGGTACGGGAGAGTACAGGCCCGTTCAAGACCTTCGGGAGGTCAACCGGAGAACTGAGGACATCCATCCGACAGTGCCCAATCCTTATAACTTGCTGAGCATGTTGCCTCCGAGCCACATCTGGTACACGGTGCTAGATCTTAAGGATGCATTCTTTTGCCTCAGACTGAGTCCCCAGAGCCAGCCCATGTTCGCGTTTGAATGGAAGGACCCGGAGACTGGGTTTTCTGGCCAGCTCACTTGGACACGGCTCCCCCAGGGGTTCAAAAACTCACCAACTCTCTTCGATGAGGCCTTACACCAAGACCTAGCAGACTTCCGGATCCATAACCCTAACCTGATCCTGCTTCAATACGTAGATGACCTCCTCCTGGCAGCGGAATCTGAAAAAGACTGCCTCCAAGGTACCGGGGCCTTACTGCAAAAGCTGGGGGAATTGGGGTACAGAGCTTCAGCAAAGAAAGCTCAACTTTGCAGGGAACAGGTCACCTACTTAGGATACCGGCTCCAGGGTGGCCAGAGATGGCTAACAGAGAGCCGTAAGCAAGCTGTAGCCCTGATTCCAGCACCCAAGAGCTCCCGGGAAGTTCGGGAATTCCTGGGCAGCGCAGGGTTCTGCCGTCTCTGGATCCCAGGTTTCGCGGAGCTGGCAGCCCCACTGTATCCTCTGACTAAGGCTAACACCCCTTTTTCATGGACAGAGGAGCATCAGAAGGCCTTTGATGGCATCAAAAAGGCCTTACTGTCTGCCCCTGCACTAAGCCTCCCCAACATAAACAAGCCTTTCACCCTTTATGTGGACGAAAAGGCTGGGATGGCAAAAGGGGTCTTAACACAACAGCTCAGACCCTGGAAAAGACCTGTAGCATACTTCTCTAAGAAATTGGACAATGTGGCCATGGACTGGCCCCCCTGCCTCCAGATGGTGGCTGCTGTGGCGGTTCTGACCAAGGACGCGGACAGATTGACTCTGGGTCAGCAACTCACAGTGATAGCCCCACATGCGATTGAGGCAGTGGTCCGACAACCCCCCGATCGATGGCTTTCGAATGCACGAATGACACATTACCAGGCTCTGCTCCTCAACCCAGACAGACTGCGATTCGGGGCAGCAACATCCTTAAACCCAGCCACCCTCCTTCCGGATGCGGATGCCGAAACTGCTCTGCCCCATGACTGCCGCCTAATCCTGGCCGAGACCTGCGGAGCCCGAGAAGACCTGATGGATCAACCGCTACCAGGAGCCGAGCACACCTGGTTCACAGACGGGAGCAGTTTTCTGCAAGACGGTATAGAAAGGCAGGGGCGGCGGCGGTGGACGGGCAGACTACAATATGGGCCAGTGCCTTGCCGCCAGGAACCTCAGCCCAGAGAGCAGAGCTGA